One stretch of Bacteroidota bacterium DNA includes these proteins:
- a CDS encoding PAS domain-containing protein has product MQTPSADLFTKLPELEQYKLLLQSQLFSVHVINGSGTVIFAAPSVEKIFGYSPKDFIGKDNFLFIHPEERPNYQSICGSFHQAGEDATLQYRMQLQNGHWRWMETVFRVAGKDFHSIICETHDITLTKLISDSMQDSLDWLTNVMDAFRDAIFIEENEKVVFVNKAFAQLYGYDSIEEVIGRHVSEFQAPEVSQKMLEYTRTRQVGKYAPQVYQFYGCKKDQSYLLLEASVSTLHLGERKIIITVIHDLSDPALM; this is encoded by the coding sequence ATGCAGACACCTTCAGCCGACCTTTTTACTAAACTTCCGGAACTGGAACAATACAAACTATTGCTGCAATCCCAACTTTTCTCTGTCCATGTTATCAACGGTTCAGGGACAGTGATATTTGCCGCTCCATCGGTGGAAAAAATTTTCGGATATTCCCCCAAAGATTTTATTGGTAAGGATAATTTTTTGTTCATCCATCCGGAAGAACGCCCAAATTATCAGTCGATATGCGGGTCTTTCCATCAAGCGGGCGAAGATGCTACTTTGCAATACCGTATGCAGCTTCAAAATGGACATTGGCGCTGGATGGAAACTGTGTTTAGAGTTGCCGGAAAAGATTTCCATTCCATCATCTGCGAAACTCACGACATCACTCTGACCAAATTGATTTCCGATTCGATGCAGGATTCGCTCGATTGGTTGACGAACGTGATGGATGCGTTTCGAGATGCAATTTTTATCGAAGAGAACGAGAAGGTGGTATTCGTTAACAAAGCGTTTGCGCAATTATATGGATATGATTCAATTGAAGAGGTGATTGGTCGTCATGTTTCGGAATTTCAAGCGCCTGAAGTCAGTCAAAAAATGCTGGAGTATACAAGGACGAGACAGGTTGGGAAGTATGCACCGCAGGTTTATCAGTTTTATGGATGCAAAAAAGATCAATCCTACCTGTTACTGGAAGCATCTGTTTCAACGTTGCATCTTGGGGAACGAAAGATCATCATCACTGTCATTCACGATCTTTCCGATCCTGCACTGATGTAA
- a CDS encoding O-antigen ligase family protein yields MISISIAASSVLLGLIFLSVILLSITQKKWIIPRTPIDYAVITYIAVEFITALNSDLQLDALKNTKRLLLIVIVYAVVIAFDSKEKIRKAIMFLSGSVALLSIAEIILYYNLGNERLYVFQHYMTTGGLKMIVTLMLIPFMLSEETSKKDRIYFSIVFVPTIIALILTNTRSAWLGLIVGVLVMSVLHYRKLFVILIAAIILFFSFAPEQQVMRAKSIVDVTNSTNIGRFNMWATGIRMWKDRPLLGFGDIDLYTTYLTYRTPTGDEPAGHLHNNYVHLLVTLGAVGLIVVFFLFFKVLLTEYATFAGSSSSPFIRNIALGSLAVFSGFMVNGMFEWNFGDHEIMIFVWFTVGLCIAGKNIHESGSI; encoded by the coding sequence TTGATCTCAATTTCCATTGCTGCATCTTCAGTGTTACTGGGTTTGATTTTCCTTTCAGTGATTCTTCTTTCTATTACTCAAAAGAAATGGATCATTCCACGAACGCCGATCGATTATGCCGTTATTACTTATATTGCCGTGGAATTTATTACTGCATTAAACTCCGATCTTCAGTTGGATGCGCTGAAAAACACGAAGCGATTATTATTAATTGTAATTGTCTATGCCGTTGTTATTGCATTTGATTCCAAAGAAAAAATCCGAAAAGCCATAATGTTCCTTTCCGGTTCTGTTGCACTGTTGTCCATAGCAGAAATTATTTTATACTATAATCTGGGCAATGAACGGCTTTACGTTTTTCAACATTATATGACCACGGGCGGATTGAAGATGATTGTTACATTGATGTTGATTCCTTTTATGCTGAGTGAAGAAACATCTAAAAAAGATCGGATCTACTTTTCCATTGTTTTTGTCCCCACAATCATAGCTCTTATCCTGACGAATACACGCAGTGCATGGCTTGGTCTTATTGTTGGCGTTCTCGTTATGAGTGTGCTTCATTATCGAAAATTATTTGTAATCCTCATCGCGGCTATCATACTCTTCTTTTCGTTTGCGCCGGAACAGCAGGTGATGAGGGCGAAGAGTATCGTTGATGTTACAAACTCCACCAATATTGGTCGTTTTAATATGTGGGCAACAGGTATTCGAATGTGGAAGGATAGACCGCTTTTGGGATTTGGTGACATCGATCTTTATACAACATATTTAACATACAGAACTCCGACAGGAGATGAACCTGCCGGACATCTTCATAATAATTATGTCCATTTACTTGTAACACTGGGAGCAGTGGGACTCATTGTCGTGTTCTTTTTGTTTTTTAAAGTCCTGTTGACTGAGTATGCAACGTTCGCGGGTTCATCATCGTCGCCATTTATCCGCAATATTGCACTCGGCTCGCTTGCTGTATTTTCCGGATTTATGGTGAATGGAATGTTTGAATGGAATTTTGGTGATCATGAAATTATGATTTTTGTTTGGTTTACTGTCGGTCTTTGCATCGCCGGTAAAAATATTCATGAAAGCGGATCGATATGA
- the leuS gene encoding leucine--tRNA ligase translates to MSYQFIDIEKKWQEYWEKHQTYKTVEDPSKKKLFVLDMFPYPSGAGLHVGHPEGYTATDIFTRFQRLNGVNVLHPMGWDAFGLPAERYAMQTNIHPTVTTEENINNFRRQIKMLGLSYDWEREVNTTDPGYYKWTQWIFLKIYDSWFDFRAKKARPISELIAEFEQYGCSKIDCTLYCGNNDCCFNAQGWKAMSVLEQQKVLKDFRLAYIAEIPVNWCEKLGTVLANEEVDEWVEKGYSVERRPMKQWMMRITAYCERLLEDAASLDWPASTVEMQKNWIGRSEGAEVDFKIANSSENVRIFTTRPDTIFGATYMVLAPEHPLVDSVTIAAQQNEVAEYRKQATLKSELDRGMDKNKSGVFTGGYAVNPANGKQIPIWIADYVLMGYGFGAIMAVPAHDERDWDFAKKYLLPIVEVVKSPHDVNENVFVAKAEPCVNSSNSEVSIDGLSYEQAFAKIVSWFETKGIGRKKINFKLRDWLFSRQRYWGEPIPIIHWEDGTMSPLNEKELPLVLPSLQKFQPSGTTESPLALATDWVNVVDPVTGKKGRRETNTMPQWGGSCWYYLRYIDPKNDTIFCDFEKQKYWMPVDLYVGGSEHAVLHLMYARFWHKVLFDLGYVTTAEPFMKLRHQGIILGENSKKMSKSLGNVVNPDDVTKEYGADALRLFEMFMGPLEEMKPWSTKGVEGVFRFLNRVWRLYVTDEEQLNGIIADAEPSADFLRLFHQTVKKVTEDVPALRFNTAISQMMIFMNEAYKQEQLPKKLMNDFLIILAPFAPHIAEELWNKLGHSESIFTSAKWVTFDESLTVMDQVEIVVQVNGKIRAKFNAATDTAESELKATAHAEPNVKIHLEGKQIVKEIVVKNKLVNIVVK, encoded by the coding sequence ATGAGTTATCAATTTATCGACATCGAAAAAAAGTGGCAAGAGTACTGGGAAAAACACCAAACGTACAAAACGGTTGAAGATCCTTCCAAGAAAAAATTATTTGTACTCGATATGTTTCCTTATCCCAGTGGGGCAGGATTACATGTGGGTCATCCGGAAGGATACACAGCAACGGATATTTTCACACGATTTCAGCGATTGAATGGAGTGAACGTTCTCCATCCGATGGGATGGGATGCATTTGGTCTACCGGCTGAGCGGTATGCAATGCAGACAAACATTCATCCTACGGTTACAACTGAAGAGAACATCAATAACTTCCGCCGACAAATTAAAATGCTTGGACTGAGTTATGATTGGGAACGTGAAGTTAATACAACCGATCCTGGTTATTATAAATGGACTCAATGGATTTTCTTAAAGATCTATGATTCATGGTTCGATTTCCGTGCGAAAAAGGCACGACCGATCTCAGAACTCATTGCTGAATTTGAACAATATGGTTGTTCCAAAATAGACTGCACCTTGTATTGCGGAAATAACGATTGCTGTTTTAATGCTCAAGGTTGGAAAGCAATGAGCGTTTTGGAACAACAGAAGGTCTTAAAGGATTTCAGACTTGCTTACATCGCAGAAATTCCTGTCAACTGGTGCGAAAAATTAGGGACAGTGTTAGCGAACGAAGAAGTTGATGAGTGGGTGGAAAAAGGATACAGCGTTGAACGTCGTCCCATGAAACAATGGATGATGCGGATTACTGCGTATTGCGAACGGCTGTTGGAAGATGCAGCATCGCTGGATTGGCCTGCTTCAACCGTTGAAATGCAAAAAAATTGGATTGGGCGTTCCGAAGGTGCTGAAGTTGATTTTAAGATTGCGAACAGTTCGGAGAACGTTCGAATCTTTACCACTCGACCGGATACGATTTTTGGTGCTACCTATATGGTTCTTGCACCGGAACATCCGCTTGTTGATTCGGTGACGATTGCAGCGCAGCAAAATGAAGTCGCTGAATATCGTAAACAAGCCACTCTCAAATCCGAACTTGATCGAGGAATGGATAAAAATAAGAGTGGAGTGTTCACCGGTGGATATGCTGTAAATCCAGCCAACGGGAAACAGATTCCAATATGGATTGCCGATTATGTTTTAATGGGATACGGTTTTGGTGCGATTATGGCTGTTCCTGCGCATGATGAACGTGATTGGGATTTTGCAAAAAAATACCTGCTTCCTATTGTCGAAGTGGTCAAGTCACCGCATGATGTTAATGAAAATGTATTTGTTGCAAAAGCCGAACCATGTGTTAATTCTTCCAACAGCGAAGTCAGCATTGACGGTTTATCGTACGAACAGGCATTTGCAAAAATTGTTTCGTGGTTTGAAACAAAGGGAATAGGCAGAAAGAAGATAAACTTTAAACTGCGTGATTGGCTCTTTTCCCGTCAACGATATTGGGGTGAACCGATTCCAATTATCCATTGGGAAGATGGAACGATGAGTCCATTAAATGAAAAAGAACTCCCTCTTGTTCTTCCCAGTTTGCAAAAATTTCAACCGAGTGGAACAACAGAATCACCCCTTGCGCTTGCGACTGATTGGGTGAATGTCGTTGATCCTGTCACAGGAAAAAAAGGAAGACGCGAGACTAACACTATGCCTCAATGGGGAGGAAGCTGCTGGTATTATCTACGGTATATCGATCCGAAGAATGACACAATTTTCTGTGATTTTGAAAAGCAAAAATATTGGATGCCGGTCGACCTCTATGTCGGCGGATCTGAACATGCCGTTTTACATCTTATGTATGCTCGTTTTTGGCACAAAGTTCTTTTTGATCTCGGGTATGTTACCACTGCTGAACCGTTTATGAAGTTACGGCATCAAGGGATTATTCTCGGAGAAAATTCCAAGAAGATGTCGAAGTCTCTCGGCAATGTGGTGAATCCTGATGATGTGACCAAAGAGTACGGTGCGGATGCATTGCGCCTGTTTGAAATGTTCATGGGTCCCTTGGAAGAGATGAAACCGTGGAGCACGAAGGGAGTTGAGGGAGTGTTTCGTTTTCTGAATCGTGTTTGGCGATTGTATGTGACTGATGAAGAGCAATTGAACGGCATCATCGCTGATGCTGAACCGTCGGCAGATTTTCTGCGCCTGTTCCATCAGACAGTCAAGAAGGTGACGGAAGATGTTCCAGCGTTGCGATTTAATACTGCAATTTCGCAGATGATGATTTTCATGAATGAAGCATACAAACAGGAACAATTACCCAAAAAATTAATGAACGATTTTCTCATTATCCTCGCTCCTTTTGCACCGCATATCGCGGAAGAACTATGGAACAAGTTGGGACATTCAGAATCAATCTTTACTTCGGCGAAATGGGTGACGTTTGATGAATCATTGACGGTGATGGATCAAGTGGAGATTGTTGTACAGGTAAACGGTAAGATCCGTGCAAAATTTAATGCTGCAACAGATACTGCAGAAAGTGAATTAAAAGCAACGGCGCATGCAGAACCGAATGTAAAAATTCATTTGGAGGGGAAGCAGATTGTGAAAGAGATTGTAGTGAAAAATAAGCTTGTAAATATTGTCGTAAAATAA
- a CDS encoding copper resistance protein NlpE N-terminal domain-containing protein: protein MKIKIGLKNNNTTKNLILNSDSSFRFEGLRMTSLSFFSLLITLFLGCGSSKPDFPTPDKAITWLIYEGTLPCNDCSEIKTQLELKISTDGTTSPFIIKQAFIETKEGDQAVIDHGQYSLLKGTYREKDAVIYNLQFNKENKRTYFLRITEDTLLMLDQAMKEIVSDQNYKLILTGKKEE from the coding sequence ATGAAAATTAAAATCGGTTTGAAAAACAATAATACCACAAAAAACCTGATTCTAAATTCAGATTCTTCATTCCGCTTCGAAGGACTTAGAATGACAAGCCTTTCATTTTTTAGTTTACTGATCACTTTGTTCTTAGGATGTGGTTCTTCCAAACCGGATTTTCCGACTCCAGACAAAGCAATTACTTGGTTGATTTATGAAGGAACTCTGCCGTGCAATGATTGCAGTGAAATCAAGACGCAATTAGAGTTGAAAATTTCCACCGATGGAACGACATCACCATTTATTATCAAACAGGCGTTTATCGAGACGAAAGAGGGAGACCAGGCAGTGATTGATCATGGTCAGTATAGTCTCCTCAAGGGTACATACCGCGAGAAAGATGCTGTGATATACAATCTTCAGTTTAATAAAGAGAACAAACGAACCTATTTTCTTCGCATCACCGAAGATACATTATTAATGCTTGACCAGGCAATGAAAGAAATTGTTTCAGATCAAAATTACAAACTTATACTCACAGGGAAAAAAGAAGAGTAA
- a CDS encoding glycosyltransferase family 2 protein, giving the protein MIELSVIIITKNESHNIDECLQSVSFCDDIVVVDAESKDDTVVKAKTYTSKVFVRAWEGFASAKQFAVQQTKYPWILWLDADERVMPDLALEIQLILPLMPNVAAYTIARRAYFLGKWIRHSGWYPGRVARLFHKERASFNDAAVHEGLEIRGEIEELKSDLLHFTDPNIYHYFSKFNRYTTLASGELEKKGKNFNITDILIRPWWQFTRMYIIRLGFLDGIQGLLLALFSSAYVFTKYAKLWERNSITQNNKSI; this is encoded by the coding sequence ATGATTGAACTTTCCGTTATCATCATCACAAAAAATGAATCGCACAATATTGATGAATGTCTGCAAAGCGTTTCGTTTTGTGACGATATTGTTGTGGTGGATGCGGAAAGTAAAGACGATACGGTTGTAAAAGCAAAAACGTATACCAGCAAAGTATTTGTGAGAGCATGGGAAGGTTTTGCTTCGGCTAAACAATTTGCTGTGCAGCAGACGAAATATCCTTGGATTTTATGGCTTGATGCGGATGAGCGAGTAATGCCAGATCTTGCTTTGGAAATTCAACTCATTCTTCCATTGATGCCCAACGTCGCTGCATATACTATCGCAAGACGGGCTTATTTTCTAGGAAAATGGATTCGACATTCCGGTTGGTATCCCGGACGTGTAGCACGCTTGTTTCATAAAGAAAGAGCATCGTTTAATGATGCGGCAGTTCACGAGGGATTGGAAATCCGTGGCGAAATTGAGGAATTGAAATCTGACCTACTCCATTTTACAGATCCGAATATCTATCACTACTTTTCAAAGTTCAATCGTTACACTACATTAGCTTCTGGAGAACTTGAGAAGAAGGGAAAAAATTTCAACATTACAGATATTCTTATCCGTCCCTGGTGGCAATTCACAAGAATGTATATTATCCGTCTCGGTTTTTTGGATGGAATACAGGGACTTCTTCTGGCGCTATTTTCGTCAGCCTATGTTTTTACAAAATATGCGAAACTATGGGAACGGAATTCCATCACTCAAAATAATAAATCAATATGA
- a CDS encoding glycosyltransferase family 2 protein has protein sequence MISIIIITKNEESNIARCLKSVQWADEIIVVDAESSDATVSIAQTMNARVIVKHWEGYSKQKEFAMHQAKNDWIFSIDADEEVTEELKLEILQTIQLKETLNGYEIPRKSFFLGKWIRYGGWYPGYQLRLFKKSKTTMNHRPVHEGFLVEGIQGILQADLNHYTYQSLHQYIEKMNTYSSLDVLNKLSNERKIGWYNFVFNPISVFLRMFISLKGYKDGFHGFVLAYYSALHSLSIFAKSWEYQTAQQQGGVLPPVTAEAVAQLKNL, from the coding sequence ATGATTTCAATAATAATCATCACTAAAAATGAAGAATCGAACATCGCACGATGTCTTAAGAGCGTTCAATGGGCAGATGAAATTATTGTCGTTGATGCAGAAAGTTCTGATGCGACAGTGTCGATCGCTCAAACGATGAATGCGAGAGTGATTGTTAAACACTGGGAAGGATATTCCAAACAAAAGGAATTTGCCATGCATCAGGCAAAGAACGATTGGATTTTTTCTATTGATGCAGACGAGGAAGTAACTGAAGAATTGAAATTGGAAATTCTGCAGACAATACAGTTGAAAGAGACTCTTAATGGATATGAAATACCACGGAAGAGTTTTTTTTTAGGAAAATGGATCCGCTACGGAGGGTGGTATCCGGGATATCAGCTTCGTCTTTTTAAAAAATCAAAAACGACAATGAATCATCGTCCTGTACACGAAGGATTTCTTGTTGAAGGAATACAAGGCATTCTGCAGGCTGATCTCAACCATTACACGTATCAGTCGCTCCATCAATACATCGAAAAGATGAACACGTATTCTTCGTTGGATGTATTGAATAAACTTTCAAACGAAAGGAAGATCGGCTGGTATAATTTTGTGTTCAATCCGATTTCTGTTTTTTTACGAATGTTTATTTCACTTAAAGGGTATAAAGACGGATTTCATGGATTTGTTCTGGCGTATTATTCTGCCTTACATTCATTATCGATCTTTGCCAAAAGTTGGGAATATCAAACAGCACAGCAACAGGGAGGCGTGTTGCCTCCGGTAACAGCGGAAGCGGTCGCACAGCTCAAAAATTTATAA
- a CDS encoding NAD(+)/NADH kinase, with product MKIGVIGNSSKESVADAVDTLFALGAKYQLEFFIHSELEKLLHKKIGGKIEQRQFLSSADLVTESDIIIAFGGDGTILSAARMVGRSQVPILGVNLGKLGFMAEVSLDELDSILRDIVNGNHFIEERMLLKTSIEKNTGEFYALNDVVIDNSSSSRLIHISVYVDDDYLVSYSGDGIILATPTGSTAYSLAAGGPIVVPTTGVIIIQPISPHSLSARTVIVPETSSIRIVVEHLSNEARITADGQLEKTFTPPMNIHIGKADHTVHLIKRKDRSYYDVLRAKLFWGSDIRLVKGKHHER from the coding sequence ATGAAAATCGGAGTTATTGGAAATAGCTCTAAAGAATCCGTTGCTGATGCCGTTGACACGTTGTTCGCTTTGGGAGCGAAGTATCAATTGGAGTTCTTTATTCATTCAGAACTCGAAAAGCTTTTGCATAAAAAGATTGGAGGGAAAATTGAACAACGGCAATTCCTTTCATCGGCAGATCTTGTCACAGAAAGTGATATCATCATTGCTTTTGGAGGGGACGGAACAATACTTTCCGCTGCCCGAATGGTCGGTCGTTCTCAAGTACCAATCCTTGGGGTGAATCTCGGCAAGTTGGGATTTATGGCAGAAGTGTCATTGGATGAATTGGATTCCATCCTCCGGGATATTGTTAACGGAAATCATTTTATTGAAGAACGAATGCTGTTGAAGACATCCATTGAAAAAAATACCGGAGAGTTTTACGCATTGAATGATGTGGTGATCGACAATAGTAGTTCATCGCGACTTATCCATATCTCTGTCTATGTTGATGACGATTACCTTGTCAGTTATTCCGGAGATGGAATAATTTTGGCAACTCCGACCGGATCAACAGCATATTCACTCGCTGCCGGAGGACCGATTGTTGTTCCTACAACCGGAGTGATCATCATTCAACCGATCTCTCCACATTCGTTGTCGGCCCGCACAGTAATCGTTCCGGAAACAAGTTCAATCAGAATCGTTGTTGAACATCTCTCCAACGAGGCGCGCATAACAGCAGATGGACAATTGGAAAAAACATTTACACCGCCGATGAATATTCATATTGGCAAAGCGGATCATACTGTACACCTTATCAAACGAAAAGACAGAAGTTATTACGATGTTCTCAGGGCAAAATTATTCTGGGGAAGTGATATCAGACTGGTTAAAGGAAAGCACCATGAACGTTAG
- a CDS encoding thioredoxin family protein, translated as MNVRAIFILSFLIEAIICGCGSESYTFEMEPSGTKVIKGVLHRNDLEEDSLFTWFKANYQSYTPDAAAIKEIEPLVKDVHFFLVLGTWCGDSKREVPKMFKVFDAMDISKKKIELFGVDRSKRSQDGTTDKYNVQRIPTLLVFRGEQEIGRIVENPRDSQEKDLLRILQR; from the coding sequence ATGAACGTTAGAGCAATTTTCATTCTTAGTTTTCTCATTGAAGCAATTATTTGTGGCTGCGGATCGGAATCATACACATTTGAGATGGAGCCATCCGGAACAAAAGTGATTAAAGGAGTCTTGCATCGAAATGACCTTGAAGAAGATTCATTGTTTACATGGTTCAAAGCAAATTATCAATCTTATACCCCTGATGCGGCAGCAATAAAAGAAATTGAACCGCTCGTAAAAGATGTCCATTTTTTTCTTGTTCTCGGCACGTGGTGTGGAGATTCAAAACGGGAAGTACCAAAGATGTTTAAGGTTTTTGATGCAATGGATATTTCGAAGAAAAAAATTGAGCTCTTCGGAGTAGACCGCTCCAAACGAAGTCAGGATGGTACCACGGATAAATACAATGTCCAAAGAATACCGACACTTCTTGTTTTTAGAGGAGAGCAGGAAATAGGAAGAATCGTTGAAAATCCAAGGGATTCGCAGGAAAAGGATCTCTTGAGAATATTACAGCGGTAA
- a CDS encoding DUF1844 domain-containing protein: MNASEKQQMLFIQLVSSLHGAAMMQMGKMKNPATDKMEKNLAQAEVTIEMLDMLRDKTKGNLTSNEEKFFATVINEAKLNYVDEKAKESK; this comes from the coding sequence ATGAACGCGAGCGAAAAGCAACAAATGCTTTTTATCCAGCTGGTGTCGTCGCTCCATGGTGCGGCAATGATGCAGATGGGAAAAATGAAGAATCCCGCGACAGATAAAATGGAGAAAAATCTAGCACAAGCAGAAGTGACAATTGAAATGCTGGATATGCTGAGAGATAAGACAAAAGGGAATTTAACATCGAACGAAGAAAAATTCTTCGCGACGGTGATTAATGAAGCAAAACTGAATTATGTCGATGAAAAAGCGAAAGAGTCAAAATGA
- a CDS encoding ABC transporter transmembrane domain-containing protein: MTIFLRILSYVRPYWKTLALSITCTFMFSLFSGGSIYLTIPLLETLFDQTPIVISATQTPLKNQLVPNEIVSVKQYVENSIRVFLFSGSKSEALFKICGLIFFMFMMKNIFDYCQSYLMAKVEQSLMRDLRNALYEHLHNLSLSYFSNERTGNLISRVTNDVNVVNGGVSASFVTLIKEPLLIIVFLTIAFTLSWKLTLLAFIVFPLILLIIAGIGLRLHKQSGIMQEKMADITSVLQETISNVKVVKAFAMEEFENKKFRKETQSYFKTILKMTRIRNLSSPSTELLSILAGAIIIWYGGQQVLISYEMKPAEFLGFLFAVFQIMPPVKDLASVNNRLQEFSAAGKRIFEILDTKPAIQNSDGAVAISSINESVEFKNVTFGYASEDGEKRTVLSEINVKVRKGELIALVGPSGSGKTTFVDLLPRFYDPISGGIAIDGIDIRNIDVKSLREKIGIVTQETILFNDSVRNNIAYGLDDCPIEKIREAAKAANALSFIDEMPHGFDSIIGDRGVKLSGGQRQRLSIARALLKNPPIMIFDEATSALDSESEILVQEAMERLMQNRTSFVIAHRLSTIRNADRIIVLEHGKIVQEGRHVELLKQKNGLYKKLHDMQFDHQ; encoded by the coding sequence ATGACAATATTTTTACGCATTCTTTCCTATGTCCGTCCATATTGGAAAACGTTGGCACTTTCCATCACGTGCACGTTTATGTTTTCTCTTTTTAGCGGTGGTTCGATCTATCTTACCATTCCGTTACTGGAAACATTGTTTGATCAAACGCCAATCGTCATTTCCGCAACCCAGACTCCACTAAAAAATCAACTCGTACCAAATGAAATTGTTTCAGTAAAACAATATGTGGAGAATTCTATTCGTGTGTTTCTTTTTTCCGGCTCAAAATCGGAAGCGCTATTTAAGATTTGCGGCTTAATATTCTTCATGTTTATGATGAAGAATATTTTTGATTACTGCCAATCGTATTTGATGGCCAAGGTGGAACAGAGTCTGATGCGCGACCTTCGCAATGCACTCTATGAACATCTTCATAATTTATCACTGAGCTATTTCTCGAACGAACGGACAGGGAACTTGATTTCCCGCGTAACAAATGATGTGAATGTCGTGAACGGGGGAGTTTCGGCAAGTTTCGTCACGCTTATCAAAGAACCGCTGCTGATTATCGTTTTTCTTACCATCGCATTTACGCTCAGCTGGAAACTGACACTGTTGGCGTTCATCGTTTTTCCTTTAATTCTTTTGATTATTGCCGGGATTGGATTACGACTGCATAAGCAGAGCGGTATTATGCAGGAAAAAATGGCTGATATCACTTCCGTATTGCAGGAGACCATCTCGAATGTGAAAGTGGTGAAAGCTTTTGCAATGGAAGAATTTGAGAACAAGAAATTTAGAAAAGAGACTCAAAGTTATTTCAAAACGATCCTAAAGATGACACGCATTCGAAATTTGTCGTCACCATCCACAGAATTATTATCGATACTTGCCGGTGCAATTATCATTTGGTACGGTGGTCAACAGGTATTGATATCGTACGAAATGAAACCGGCAGAATTTTTGGGTTTCCTCTTTGCCGTGTTTCAAATTATGCCCCCAGTGAAAGATCTTGCTAGCGTCAACAATCGTCTGCAAGAGTTTTCTGCCGCCGGGAAACGCATTTTTGAAATTCTCGATACGAAACCGGCCATCCAAAATTCGGACGGTGCTGTTGCCATTTCTTCCATCAATGAATCTGTTGAATTTAAAAATGTGACATTCGGATATGCGTCCGAAGATGGAGAAAAACGGACGGTCCTTTCAGAGATCAATGTGAAAGTTCGAAAAGGGGAATTGATTGCACTTGTCGGTCCAAGCGGCAGCGGAAAAACAACATTTGTTGATCTGCTCCCGCGTTTCTATGACCCGATCAGCGGAGGCATCGCAATTGACGGAATTGATATCCGAAATATTGACGTCAAATCGCTGCGGGAAAAAATTGGTATCGTTACGCAAGAGACGATTCTCTTCAATGATTCAGTCCGAAATAATATTGCCTACGGTTTGGATGATTGTCCCATCGAAAAGATTCGGGAAGCGGCTAAGGCCGCAAACGCGCTTTCGTTTATCGATGAAATGCCGCATGGATTTGATTCGATCATCGGCGATCGTGGTGTGAAACTTTCCGGCGGCCAGCGGCAGCGCCTCTCGATTGCCCGCGCATTATTAAAAAACCCGCCAATCATGATTTTTGATGAAGCGACATCGGCGCTAGATTCCGAAAGTGAAATTCTTGTACAGGAAGCGATGGAACGATTGATGCAAAACAGAACATCCTTTGTTATAGCTCATCGTCTTTCTACCATCAGAAATGCAGACCGCATCATTGTCCTGGAGCATGGAAAAATCGTCCAAGAGGGAAGGCACGTTGAACTCTTAAAGCAGAAAAACGGTCTCTACAAAAAACTTCACGATATGCAGTTCGACCATCAATGA